In Glycine max cultivar Williams 82 chromosome 7, Glycine_max_v4.0, whole genome shotgun sequence, a single window of DNA contains:
- the LOC100819896 gene encoding alcohol dehydrogenase-like 4: protein MACPAMANGNGSLKNLKLNDTKGKTITCKAAVVYGPGEPFVVENILVHPPQKMEVRIKILYTSICHTDLSAWRGVNEAQRAYPRIFGHEASGIVESVGEGVSEVEEGDIVVPIFNGECGECSMCKCEKTNLCERFGVDATKKVMEGDGTTRFSTVNGKPIFHFLNTSTFSEYTVVDSACVVKFLDSDHSLSHKNLTLLSCGVSTGVGGAWNTANVHSGSTVAIFGLGVVGLAVAEGARARGASKIIGVDINPDKFIKAQTMGVTDFINPDDEEKPVYERIREITDGGVHYSFECTGNVDVLRDAFLSSHEGWGLTVILGVHASPKLLPIHPMELLDGRNIVGCVFGGFKGRSQLPHFAKECGQGVVKLDNFITHELPFEEIDKAFDLLITGKSLRCLLHF from the exons ATGGCATGTCCAGCAATGGCAAATGGGAACGGCTCATTGAAGAACTTGAAGCTAAATGACACCAAGGGAAAGACCATCACTTGCAAAG CTGCCGTGGTATATGGTCCTGGAGAGCCCTTTGTGGTGGAAAACATTCTTGTTCATCCTCCTCAGAAAATGGAGGTTCGAATCAAGATCCTCTACACTTCCATTTGTCACACCGATCTTAGCGCATGGCGAGGCGTG AACGAGGCTCAACGTGCTTATCCTCGGATTTTTGGCCATGAAGCATCTGG gaTTGTGGAGAGTGTAGGGGAAGGAGTGAGTGAAGTTGAGGAAGGGGACATAGTAGTGCCAATATTCAATGGGGAGTGTGGAGAGTGTTCGATGTGCAAGTGTGAGAAGACCAACTTGTGTGAGAGGTTTGGGGTGGATGCCACGAAGAAGGTGATGGAAGGAGATGGCACAACAAGATTCTCCACTGTTAATGGGAAACCCATTTTCCATTTCTTGAACACTTCAACTTTCTCGGAGTACACGGTGGTGGATTCGGCCTGTGTGGTGAAGTTTCTGGACTCCGATCACAGTCTCAGCCACAAGAACCTCACCTTGCTCAGCTGTGGCGTCTCCACAG GGGTTGGAGGCGCTTGGAATACAGCTAATGTGCATTCTGGTTCAACTGTAGCTATTTTCGGCTTAGGAGTTGTTGGGCTCGCT GTTGCTGAGGGGGCACGAGCTAGAGGTGCATCCAAAATAATTGGCGTAGACATCAATCCTGACAAattcatcaaag CCCAAACTATGGGAGTGACAGACTTCATAAACCCTGATGATGAAGAGAAGCCAGTATACGAG AGAATTAGAGAAATAACTGATGGAGGTGTACACTACAGTTTTGAATGTACTGGAAACGTGGACGTTTTAAGGGATGCCTTCTTGTCATCCCATGAG GGTTGGGGATTGACTGTAATATTGGGAGTTCATGCGTCACCAAAGTTGCTTCCCATCCACCCAATGGAGCTCTTAGACGGTCGCAACATTGTAGGATGTGTATTTGGAGGTTTCAAAGGGAGAAGTCAATTGCCTCACTTTGCCAAAGAATGTGGACAAGGA GTGGTGAAGCTGGATAATTTCATCACTCACGAGCTACCCTTTGAGGAGATAGACAAAGCCTTCGATCTTTTGATCACTGGGAAGTCACTGAGATGCCTTCTGCACTTCTAA
- the LOC102666515 gene encoding uncharacterized protein: MDEEVMVLMTVIEGGGVEWWYLDTWCSNRMTSHLEWFCEIDKTVRRKIRFGDGSCVIAEGIGKVAIRREEGTKVVVNDVLYVPQMKSNLLSLGQLLEKGYSMNMKGSYIEVFDSKEKVVLKVSMTSNRTFKIGVNSIDKKMSSCTSR; encoded by the coding sequence ATGGATGAAGAAGTGATGGTGTTGATGACTGTTATTGAAGGTGGTGGAGTAGAATGGTGGTACTTGGATACATGGTGCTCTAATCGCATGACAAGCCATTTAGAATGGTTTTGTGAAATTGACAAAACTGTGAGAAGGAAGATTAGATTTGGTGATGGCAGCTGTGTCATTGCAGAAGGTATTGGAAAGGTAGCCATTAGAAGGGAAGAAGGAACAAAAGTAGTAGTGAATGATGTACTTTATGTTCCACAAATGAAGAGTAACTTGCTTAGTTTGGGGCAATTACTGGAGAAGGGCTACTCAATGAATATGAAGGGAAGTTACATAGAAGTTTTTGATAGCAAAGAGAAGGTAGTATTGAAAGTGTCTATGACAAGCAATAGAACTTTCAAGATTGGTGTGAActctattgataaaaaaatgtctagTTGCACAAGTAGATGA